From the genome of Lutra lutra chromosome 8, mLutLut1.2, whole genome shotgun sequence:
GAAGTCATGGGGCCCAGAGCCAGTCTCCAGCTCTGCCCCGGGGCAGGGGCAGTGGAGGTCCCCACCTGTGCAGTGGGAGCAGCTGGCAGTCACAGTGGAAGGGGTTGCCGCTGAGGTCGATGAGCTCCAGCTGGCTGAGATGGGGCAGGGCGGGCATGGCCTGCAGCCGGTTCTTCTGCAGGTGCAGGCTCCTCAGCCGTGGCCCCAGACCCAAAAAGGCCCTGGGAGAAATCTGCGAGGAGATGCCGAGCCTTGGTGTGAGCTCCTGTCAGGCCCATCTCAACCCAAGGCCTGGGAGGTCGACCCATGCTCACCCAGCAGAAAGGAAGCGGAGAGCCCAAGGTGGCCCAGGGAGACAGGGCAGTGCAGGGATGGAAACCCTGGCTGGTCTGATCCCAAAGCGCCTGCCCTTTGTGCATCACCGAACGTTCATGAATCTATACCTGAACACACCCTCCTAATGGTAGAAACCCTTGGAGTCTCCAGCCCTGCCTTCAAAGTGCTCAAGAACCCCACGGatccccttcctccatcctcctcGCTCTGGCAGTACCCTCCCTGGCCGGCCTCCCGGTGTGGCCCTGGAATCCAGCTGATCTGTCACCACACCAGAGCGCTCTGGGGGCAGGCACAGCCTTTGGCTCATCCCAGGGGCACTGGGCCAGCCTCAGACCTGACTGCGGGGCGGCAGTGTTTGCCGAGGGACTGCATGCGGCACGGGGCCTCAGGCTGCCtcgccctcccctccactccccagccCACCTGCTCCAGGCCGCTGCCGTTCAGGAAGAGGTGCTGCAGCGACCCGCCCACGGGCCGGAAGGCCCCATCCGCCAGGCCTCCGAGCGGGTTCCCCGAGAGCTgcagctccaggagggcaggcaGCCCCTCCAAGGCCCCCGTGGGCACCGCTTGCAGCTGGTTCCTGTCCAGGTGCAGCTTCTCCAGCTCCAGAGCTGGGCCTATCGCCCCAGGGGACACTTGGGTGATGCGGTTGCCGCTCAGGTAGAGCCAGCGCAAGGCGGGCAGGCCCGTCAGGTCCCTGGGTTCCAGGCGGTCCACGACGTTGCTCTGCAGATGCAGGGAAAAGAGGCCGGGCAGGGCGCTCAGGGCGGCCCCGGGCACTTGCCCGAAGCGGTTGCGCTCCAGGTACAGGTAGCCAAGGCGCGGGGCCCCCTCGAGGGCGGCAGCGCTGAGGCCGGAGAGCTGGTTGTCCGACAGGTAGAGGTAGATCAGGCTGTCCAGCCCCGCCAGGGCGCCCGCCGCCAGCTCAGTGAGGCCGCAGTGCTGCAGGTGCAGCGACACCAGCCGGCCCAGGCCCGGGAAGGCCTCGGGAGGCACCGACGAGAAGTGGTTCCGTCTCAGGTCCAGAAGCTGCGTGTCGCTGGGGAAGCCGCGGGGCACCGCCCGCAGACCCCGGCTCTCGCAGCCGCTGTGCCGGGACTCGGCGGCGCACACGCAGGCCCGCGGGCAGGGCCGGGCGGCCCCGTCGGCCTCCTGCGGGACGCCAGGGGGGCCGCGGAGCCGCGCCGCCGCCTGCCActccgccgcctcctcctcctcctccgccctgTCCCCGGGGCAGCGCAGGTCCGCGGGCCTCAGGGCGTCCAGGGCCTCCCCTCGCAGGCGCCGCGGCCCCCGGCACGTGCCGTCCGAGCGCACCCGCGCCCGCGCCAGCCACTCGAGCAGCGGCCGGGCCTCACAGCCGCACCACAGAGGGTTGCCCTGCAGCCGCAGCCGGCGCAGCTGCCCCGGACCCCGCAGCGGGGGCAGCGCGGCCAGCTGGTTCCCGCGGAGGTCCAGGCTGCGCAGGCGGGGGCAGCGGGCGAAGGCCCTGGCGTCCAGGGCCTGCAGGGCGCCGTGGTCCAGCATCAGCTCCCGCAGGCCGGGCAGCGCCAGCCCGTCCTCCTCGCCCACGTAGGTGAACGGGTTGTGGCCCAGCTCGAGGCGGGCCAGCGCGCGGGCCTGGGCCAGGGCGGGCCCGGGCAGGGCCTGCAGCTCGTTGTGGTGCAGGCTGAGCCGGCGCAGGGCGGGCAGGCCGGCCAGGGCCTCGGGGGCCAGCACGCTGAGCGCGTTGTGGGCCAGCCGCAGCCAGCGCATGCGCGTCAGCCCCTGGAAGGCCATGGCCGGCAGGTAGACCAGCGCGTTGTGGGCCAGGTTCAGCGTGGCCAGCGCCCCCAGCGCCCCGAACGTCCCGGGCCGCAGCTCCTCCAGCCGGTTGCCCTCGAGCTCCAGGCGCTGCAGCGAGCCCAGCCCATCCAGGGCCTCCTGCGGCAGCGAGCTGAGGCGGTTGGAGGCCAGGTTGAGCAGGAGCAGGCGGCCCAGGCCGCGGAAGGCGCCCTCGGCCACCAGCTCCACCCCGCAGTGGCGCAGGTCCAGATGCGTCAGGTAGGGCAGATCCCGGAAGGCCGCTGGGGGGATCTCCTTCAGCTTGCTGCCTTGGAGGTCCAGCCTCTGAGTCAGCTGCGCGGGGagaggcgggggttggggggtgctgAGGGGCGCGAGCACTGCAGCCCTCGCAtgtgctcttccctctccttttccttgttCTCTTCACCCGGCTTCCCGGCTCGAGCCGCCGGCGCGCTTCTCACATCGAACCAGCCTTGCCCAtttactttctctcttcccctcccgcTCTTGACTCCACGGGGCAGGGACCAGATCTTAGTCCAGCATATCCCCGTTCTCTCTGAGTTTGTAATTAATTCAATATTCTCACAGGGTTTGTAATTAattcaatatttatctttcttttttttttaagattatttgtcaaagaggggcgcctcggtggctcagtgggttaaagcctctgccttcggcccaggtcatgatcccagggtcctgggatcaagccccacatcgggctgtctgctccgcagggagcctgcttcatcttctctctctctctctctctctctgcctgcctctctgcctacttgtgatctctgtctgtcaaataaataaataaaatctttaaaaaaaaaaagattatttgtcaaagagagagcacgaggtgggtggggaggggtagagggagaagccggccccctgttgagcagtgagccccatgtgggactcaatcccaggaccctcctccgatcatgacctgagccgaaggcagacgcttaactaactgaaccacccaagcgccccaattTAT
Proteins encoded in this window:
- the CHADL gene encoding chondroadherin-like protein codes for the protein MEEPQSISLVLLLLLLLPLGPAWHIAAQRCPQMCICDNPRRHVACRHQNLTEVPNTIPELTQRLDLQGSKLKEIPPAAFRDLPYLTHLDLRHCGVELVAEGAFRGLGRLLLLNLASNRLSSLPQEALDGLGSLQRLELEGNRLEELRPGTFGALGALATLNLAHNALVYLPAMAFQGLTRMRWLRLAHNALSVLAPEALAGLPALRRLSLHHNELQALPGPALAQARALARLELGHNPFTYVGEEDGLALPGLRELMLDHGALQALDARAFARCPRLRSLDLRGNQLAALPPLRGPGQLRRLRLQGNPLWCGCEARPLLEWLARARVRSDGTCRGPRRLRGEALDALRPADLRCPGDRAEEEEEAAEWQAAARLRGPPGVPQEADGAARPCPRACVCAAESRHSGCESRGLRAVPRGFPSDTQLLDLRRNHFSSVPPEAFPGLGRLVSLHLQHCGLTELAAGALAGLDSLIYLYLSDNQLSGLSAAALEGAPRLGYLYLERNRFGQVPGAALSALPGLFSLHLQSNVVDRLEPRDLTGLPALRWLYLSGNRITQVSPGAIGPALELEKLHLDRNQLQAVPTGALEGLPALLELQLSGNPLGGLADGAFRPVGGSLQHLFLNGSGLEQISPRAFLGLGPRLRSLHLQKNRLQAMPALPHLSQLELIDLSGNPFHCDCQLLPLHRWLMGLNLRVGATCATPPSAHGQRVKAATAVFETCPGWAARKAKWMPAPRSSARRTPMKG